A stretch of DNA from Spirosoma endbachense:
GCTACTGCATTTTTATTGACAGGCTGTGCTTTCTGGGCCACTTCTATGGCCACATTGAGATTCTTCAGGACATCGGTGTAGGTACGTCCCCACGCACTGCGAACCCGTGTCTGATCATATTTGGCCTGCTCCAGTCCCCATCGACCACCCGAAGCCCACATCTGGTTCATCAGGGCAATGGGCCAGGTTAGTTCGCCAACGCGCAGGAGCGAAAACTGCGTTGATGCTCCCGAAAAGAGCAGGGCGGGGTCAACCGAAGTTGAGCGATTAGGGTCTATGTTAATGTCACTATTCCGAAAACAGGCGGTTGTGCTTATCGTGAGGAGTAGGGCGTAAATCAACGTTCTCATGTCTCAATAATTTAGGATGGTATAGTTGATAAGTGTCTTTTTTAGAATGCCAGGCGCAGGTTAGCGCCAATACTCCGGCTGCTGGGAATACTGCCCCGCTCCAGTCCTTCGCCAATAAGCCCGGTTCCTAATACATTAGCTTCGGGGTCAATGTGAGGCACATTGGAGTGGATGATCCATAAATTACGCCCTTCGACCCCTAGTGAAATGTTGCTGAAAGGTGTTTTGCCAACCAGCGCCCTGGGAAAATTGTAGGCTAGTCGTACCTCACGGAGTTTCGTAAAAGAACCGTCGAAGGTGTTGGTTTCCGGACTTACGGAGTTATCTAACTGGCTCCAGTATTGTTGTACGCTGGCTACCGGAACGTCGTTGGGTCGGTATGATCCATCGGCGTTCCTGATCACTCCCGGATCAATGAACGGTGTGCGGTTGTTAATTGCCGTTTCGGCGGCTAGCCCACCGCTACGCACGATACCCACCGTTTGGGAGTTGATGACCCCACCTTTGCGAATGTCGATCAGGAAACTAAAATCGAAACCTTTGTAGGATACCGAATTGCTGATGCCCATGGTCCAGTCAGGATATATGGATCCAAGTAACCGGCGTGGCCCCGGTGTTCGTAGCCCCGTTGAGGGATTGATGACAATGTTCCCATTGGGATCACGAAGCCAGCCAACTCCCTGAATGTTAAATGTTTCACCAGGTTTCGCAACCACGAAAATGCCGAAGCCATCGCCCGAGGTAGTGACAAACTCTGTTAAGCCGGGCGCTAATGATTCGACCCGATTGACATTGCGATTAAAATTCAAGGCGGCATCCCAGCGGAAACCGGAGCGGGTTTTGAGGGGAGTGACCGTGAGCATCGCTTCAATTCCCTTATTCGATAGTTCGCCCACATTCAATCGCCGGGCTGAGTAACCCGTTGACTGAGGGACCGCAATCGATATAATCTGGTCGTAATTGAAGGTTTTGTAATAAGTCATGTCCAGCCCCAGCCGACCACCAAAAAACTTCAATTCGGCACCAAATTCGTAGGAGGTTTGCTGTTGAGGTCGCAGGTTGGTGGGCGGTAATACGTTTGTAGCTCCAAATGCTGATGCACCACCTATCGGATAAAGGATGTTGAAGGTGTAAATATCGCTGGCCTGAGTGAGCGGATTATACGTGAACGCCAACTGGTAAGGGTCTTCATCTGAACCAACATTTGCATAGTTTGCCCGAAGCTTTGCATAACTCAAAATGTCTTTGTGAACAATGCCCAGATTGGGAAATGCTTCGGTTAGCACAAACGAGGCACTGGCCGACGGGTAGAAATACGAATTGTTGTCGACGGGCAGTGTTGATGACCAGTCATTACGGCCCGTTACGTTCAGAAACAGGTAGTTCTTATAATCGAAACTAAAGTCGCCATATAGGCCATAAATTTCGCGCCGACTATAAAAATTTGAGGCTACGTTCGACTGGGCGTTGGCAAATGTATACAGCTGATCAATGTTCAACCCATCCGACAATACGCGCGACCGCCGGATTGTTCGTTGGTTGAACTGATGGCCAACAATGCCCTTAAACGTCCAGTCAGTAGACAATTGACGTGTGACCGTACCAAGTAAGTCTGTCTGTAATTCACGTTCAAAAATGTCATTGGTATCAAATTGGCCATTTAATCGGCCTCGTGTACCACGGCGTGTGGTCGAACGGCGATTTTCAGTGAAGAAATCAGTTCCAACGCGCCCGGTAAGATTAAGCCAGGGAGCAACATCATAACTCAGACTGGTGCCACCATATACCCGGTCGACGGTATTGGAGAATTTATTGAATGTTGTTACAAAATAAGGGTTGTTCTGAATACCGTCCAGGTCGATAGCCCGTGCCAGATCACCCGTCCAGCCCGCTGGTACAGACTGGGTAGCGGGGGCGAACAGATTATTCCGTAGCTCATTAATGTCAACGGTTACGGGTGTTCCGGCCAGAATGGTGCCAATAATATTGGTCGTATTTGACCCTTGCTGGGGGCGCCCATCGCTGGTTGTGCGCACGTAGTTGAGCCAGGCACGCGACAACAGTCGGCTCGTAATTTTCCGACCGGCATTAATGGCAAACGTATTCCGGGTTAGCTCAGAACCAGGAACGGTACCTGTCTGGCGCAGGTTCGTATAGCCCACCCGGTAGTCTCCCTGATCACTGGCTCCATCGATAGCAATGCTGTTGATCATGGTATTGCCGGTCACGAAGAAATTTTTCCAGTTCTGTGGGTGAGCTGTAAGGCTTTGGACCTGCTCTCCTTTGTAATCCAGTACTGGTCCCGTTATTGATGAAATTTTTGGCCCCCAGCCGTTCCCTAGTCGAGGATTATAAACCCCAAGATTACCCTGCGCATAGTCGGTCTGAAGGTCGGGCACTTTTAACACATTATCAGTACGATAGGATGTGTTGAGGGTAATATTCATTTTTTTTGACCCGACTTTGCCGCGTTTCGTCGTTACAACAATGACACCATTACGTGCACGGGAGCCATACAGCGCAGAAGCTGCAGCGCCCTTCAATACGGTCATGGCCTCAATATCATCGGGATTAAGGTCGCTGGCCCGGTTACCGACATCGACACCGCCCGTAACAATATCCGTTTCGGAGTTATTAAATGAGGAGTTCGAGATTGGAATGCCATCTACTACAAAAAGCGGCTCACTAGCGCTTGAAAGTGAATTCGCTCCACGAATAACTACACGGCTGGAGCCGCCTACTGAGCCCGACTGTTGCGTAATACGAACCCCGGCAACGCGTCCGGCCAGTGAATTAAGTAGGTTTGGATCGCGTGCTTTCACAAGTTCACTACCGCCCACGGTTGAAACAGCGTAGCCTAATTCTTTTTTCTCCCGTACGATGGCGTTAGCCGTAACGACTACTTCGTCGAGATTGGTCAGATCGGCAACCAGCCTCACATCAAGCGTCGTTTGATCACCCACAGCGACATCCATTGTTTTGTAGCCGATAAATGAAAAAACGAGCGTGCTTTTTGCAGGAACAGCCAGCTGATAGGTTCCGTTGGCGGTCGTAACGGTGCCAGTATTTGAGCCTTTTATCAGGATGCTTACGCCGGGCATATCTTCATTTTCGGGAGATGATACCCGGCCTGTTATCGTACGGGTCTGGGCTTGTATACGAAGCCCTATGCCCAGCAGTAGCAGAAAAATCGGTAACAGTTTTTTCATAGATCAGTTTGCTTTTGAGGTAGTATGAAAAGAGAATAAAAGGCATTGAAGTGCACTAGCGTGTCCGCTTGATAGTGCGGATAAGCACTGGTTTGCGGAGTAGTTGCAGGGGATTGGAGTACGCGTTGGTTGGCCCTGGCTGACCGGTTTCGCCCGCCTGGATTTTGCGAACCACATCCATACCGGATATCACCTGGCCAAAGGCTGCAAAACCCTGACCATCAGGATTGCGTTTGCCGCCGAAATCAAGCTCAGGCTGGGCGTTAATACAGATAAAAAATTCGGATGCTCCACTTTCGGGTGTCCCGCGCGCCATCGACAGGGTTCCATCCAGGTGTTTTAGGCCAGTTTTAGCGGTTGTTTCCTGCGGAATTGGCGGAAACATGCGGGTTGAATCGGTCTGTAAGCCACCCTGAATAACTTCAATTTTGACTGGGCTGGTCGCCTGATTGTCTAAACGCACGACACGATAGAATTTGGCGCCGTCATATCGTTTATCATCTACATACCGTAGAAAGTTGGCTACCGTACCGGGGGCTTTTTCAGGATACAATAGAATGGTGATAGCCCCCGCTTCTGTGTCAATCCGGACCTGTTGAGCAGTTGCGGTTGCCCATAAATTGACTAACAAGAGGACATATACTACACAATAGTTCATGATAAAATGTTGAGGATGGCTTATTGGGGCGATAACGGATAGTCTGTTGAGGCAAACCTGATTGCCTTTTAGTCTTACTAAACGCAATATGAGTATTTAATACTAGTTTAGAAAAATTTTAAATTACATTTATTGTATTTATTAAAATATATTATGTTATTTATTAATAAGTTACAAATTATATTTTGAATTTAAGAAAAATGTTGATTGTTGAATTTACTTAACAATCTCTTATGCATGAACAGATCTGCGAGTAATTACTTAAAATGATGAGCGGATTCTGGCATAAATTGAAAGGTATTGAGACCACAGAAAATGGTTTTAAACGGAAAAATCGCTATTTTTTGTTACTTTAATGCGTCTGCCCAACGCCAAGCCTGGTAACAGACGCCAAATCAACAAATCGCTGTTCAGCGGTGACTCAAATCAACAAGCCTCTAGTTTATGAAACATGTAGTACATGCCATTGGCCTGCTTCTGGCAGGTAGTTTGTTTTCATGGGTACACGCCCAGGATCGACTGAGCGGTAAAACATTTGCCACTCGTGCGGTGGTGATGGCCCGCCACGGAATGGCCTGCACATCGCACCCACTTTCGACCCAGGCCGCTATTGACGTATTGCGGTCGGGTGGTAACGCCATTGATGCCGCTATTGCCGCCAATGCCATGGAAGGCCTGGTGGAGCCGCACGTGAACGGAATTGGGGGAGATCTGTTTGCTATCGTCTGGGATGCTAAAACCAAAAAACTGTATGGCCTGAATGCATCCGGACGGTCGCCCTATAGCCTTACGCTGGCAGAGTTTCAGAAACGGGGACTAACCCATATTCCGTCGGATGGGCCGTTGCCCGTATCAGTGCCTGGTTGCGTTGATGGCTGGTTTGAACTGCATAAGCGATTCGGTCGTACACCTATGCCTAAGATTCTGTCGCATGCCATCCGGTATGCCCGCGAAGGCTATCCGGTTCATGACGAAGCCGCTTTTTACTGGCCAACCATGCTGAACCGGTTTAGCAAATACCCAAACGTAAAGGAAACCTATGCACCGAACGGAGCCGCACCT
This window harbors:
- a CDS encoding SusC/RagA family TonB-linked outer membrane protein; the encoded protein is MKKLLPIFLLLLGIGLRIQAQTRTITGRVSSPENEDMPGVSILIKGSNTGTVTTANGTYQLAVPAKSTLVFSFIGYKTMDVAVGDQTTLDVRLVADLTNLDEVVVTANAIVREKKELGYAVSTVGGSELVKARDPNLLNSLAGRVAGVRITQQSGSVGGSSRVVIRGANSLSSASEPLFVVDGIPISNSSFNNSETDIVTGGVDVGNRASDLNPDDIEAMTVLKGAAASALYGSRARNGVIVVTTKRGKVGSKKMNITLNTSYRTDNVLKVPDLQTDYAQGNLGVYNPRLGNGWGPKISSITGPVLDYKGEQVQSLTAHPQNWKNFFVTGNTMINSIAIDGASDQGDYRVGYTNLRQTGTVPGSELTRNTFAINAGRKITSRLLSRAWLNYVRTTSDGRPQQGSNTTNIIGTILAGTPVTVDINELRNNLFAPATQSVPAGWTGDLARAIDLDGIQNNPYFVTTFNKFSNTVDRVYGGTSLSYDVAPWLNLTGRVGTDFFTENRRSTTRRGTRGRLNGQFDTNDIFERELQTDLLGTVTRQLSTDWTFKGIVGHQFNQRTIRRSRVLSDGLNIDQLYTFANAQSNVASNFYSRREIYGLYGDFSFDYKNYLFLNVTGRNDWSSTLPVDNNSYFYPSASASFVLTEAFPNLGIVHKDILSYAKLRANYANVGSDEDPYQLAFTYNPLTQASDIYTFNILYPIGGASAFGATNVLPPTNLRPQQQTSYEFGAELKFFGGRLGLDMTYYKTFNYDQIISIAVPQSTGYSARRLNVGELSNKGIEAMLTVTPLKTRSGFRWDAALNFNRNVNRVESLAPGLTEFVTTSGDGFGIFVVAKPGETFNIQGVGWLRDPNGNIVINPSTGLRTPGPRRLLGSIYPDWTMGISNSVSYKGFDFSFLIDIRKGGVINSQTVGIVRSGGLAAETAINNRTPFIDPGVIRNADGSYRPNDVPVASVQQYWSQLDNSVSPETNTFDGSFTKLREVRLAYNFPRALVGKTPFSNISLGVEGRNLWIIHSNVPHIDPEANVLGTGLIGEGLERGSIPSSRSIGANLRLAF
- a CDS encoding peptidylprolyl isomerase, whose amino-acid sequence is MNYCVVYVLLLVNLWATATAQQVRIDTEAGAITILLYPEKAPGTVANFLRYVDDKRYDGAKFYRVVRLDNQATSPVKIEVIQGGLQTDSTRMFPPIPQETTAKTGLKHLDGTLSMARGTPESGASEFFICINAQPELDFGGKRNPDGQGFAAFGQVISGMDVVRKIQAGETGQPGPTNAYSNPLQLLRKPVLIRTIKRTR